GTGAAGATATTAGTGCtgcgaaatttttattctaaatgaTAAATCGTTCCTgagtgattataaaaaaagaaaaagagaaaaaaagaaaaaaaaagaaaaaaattatatatatatatatatatatatatatacatatatatatataaaagaaataaaaacgacgaagatatcttttcgatttcttttcgtaaaaagTCGGAAAAAGATGAGACCACCAGCGTATAATGCCGAAGAGGTACAACAGATTCCTCAAGAGCAAGGAGAAAGGAACGTCGCCATGGCTGTTTGCGTTCAATTGGCGGGTCGAGCGATTATTAGGGTAGTTTCGCGATGCGAGGAAGCTCAAGACAATTGTAATTTAGGTAtgttcaaaaaagaaaaaaaaaacacaaaaaaatcATCATAGCTAATCATAATCAGCATGACTAAAAACACGCgtatttacattattacaaCTAGTAATTTATAACTTGTAACGCATCTTGCACACtgattcatttaaaaaaaaattataattgatcgattacattgatcaaaaaatttttaagaataatgCTTTCAAAAGAATAATCTATCTTTGAATCATCAATCatcaaataaatcgataagatAACATGATTAACTTCATATATAGGACAATACAATATAATGTGtcttattacttcttttttttttttttaatattttctatttttaaatttagcgtaaatgttttaattcgtatccaaaaaaaatcttcaaatttaattaaacattcaTAATGTGATcattaacttttatatatatatatattctgtgtatttctatatatatatattctgtgtgtgtataatttaaataagcACGTTGCATTCAAatcaatttgtttattaattataatatgtatagtattacaaatatatataatacatatataactataCAATAACTCCATTTCCTGcttttttgtttagaaaaaaaaaaaaaaaaaaaaaatagaaagaaaacacaaAGGTAAAGTTTATTTCTATATGTGTTCATACATATGTTGTCTTTACCTTATCTGTAAATCTGAATAGATCAGGAACCCTGATCAATGCCGTACCATTAGTAACACAGACAAACTAAGATCTACGCGTCCTGTGATTCATACACCtcatctccttctctttaccCCTCTTTATTCGccatatatcattttttcttgcGACGCACGAAGAATCTAATCTTTCATCTGTCATTGCGTTATAAAAATGTCAATGGTTTCTtcagacaaaaaataaatatgtgttcgttgatctttttctgttttacacacttatatatacacatatgtagtTATATATGTGTTCAGCTAGATTACATATCAAGTAAAGTTTCTAAACGGTTACCGGCGAAAGTTTTCCcgcgaagagaaagaacataaCAAGAGAGCATCGATGCATGCatttcaacgataaaaaataatgatcgtttcagataatcgtaaaaattatattgatcaTAACATCAGGACgaatctttcgaaaataatcaaaattcatattataaaaaaaaattcgtattaaCAAATCACTTTCTTTGtttcaaaatttatgaaaataataataataataataaataagactTCGTATTCGTAACATTcctttatttcaaattatttcgaaaattcgGGCGTTTTTCAAAATACGCATCTTTTAAAGTTATGTATGAAGAACGgaataaaaagtgaaatgCTCGTTGGTGAATCGTGTTGCTGCTACCACAGCATAGATAATAGACAAGATAAACATCAGAACGATGATTACACAACACCGTCGTCCggtctttgtttttttctctctcttctttctctttttttttttttccttttttttaatacactgCGACAGTAATTTTCTTCTAGAAGGACAAGATAGATTTCTTTTGCAAAGAGAGTTACGATCGAATCTATGGATCTATGTTCGAAAGGTCGATCTAGGAATAGTAAATAGTGtgttagaaagagatagagatacacaAACGTCTCGCATGCCGGACGATGTAacctttttaatttcatcccttctttcttatacacctataattttttgtaaagaaaatttttcattttataaattcaaaagcATTCGTAAAACGATGAGAAATACAGATATCACGTGTGGGTAGTATTCCTTTTATAGAAACGTAACCATAAAAGGTAACTTGCCGCCATGATGcctttattttatgataaaaaattgaaaatactCTATGTAATGCAcgactgtgtgtgtgtgtgtgtgtgtgtgtgtgtatgcatacaACAGTTTTGTTGTTGGATCTAAACGAAGATCTCATCACGTTTTCGCACGATCTATTTTACGTAGGTGTCTAACGTTCAATGACTTCTCGAAGTCTTCTAAGTTTCTATTTATGAACTGATTGATTATATTAGATGActactaatattttttttagagtcaatgatatttatttcgaatgtaACATATAACCTCAATTTATACGACACTGTCgaatatacgataataaaaagaaattgttatttacttttttattttattgctaTGTCTAAATGAGCAacgcttttatattatttaatttcattgcaAAATGTATTTTGAAAAGTAACAAACTAAACGATCGTCTCTTGGGAAGGCCAAACGCCATGATACAAATTTGCGGGAAATTCAAATCGAAAACGCGCCATAATACGAATTCCGTCATGAAACTTAAacgtaaaaaaacaaagaagaatcttgtaaatatacatatttacatactaTCTTCTTATCCTATCGTACGAAAATCATTctgatttaacaaattttctgtTCTCTATTTGTCTTTTGTATACAAGAAAAATACAGGCACGTCTACAGATTtgttttgagaaaaaaaaaattaatagtaaacgtaataataaaaataatttattttcgaaacgtATACTTCGATAAACGCAATTTCGATCTACTAACGATTTCTTCTAAGCGGGCGTTGTCAAGGCCAAGTGATGAACGAATCGTGTGAATTTATTTCCGAGAGAtcttaacgaaaataaatgtttctcaCGAGTGCATGCTACGAGGACGGACTCGAGAATTTTTCGTTGAATCGTCGGTCTAAAACAAAATGGCGAACGCTGTGACAAAGGTGATATTACGTTGTGAAGAAGCACAGGAGAACGAAAATCTCggtacgagaaagaaattttttttcctatatttcagtattcttttttacatttattatcattttctttttcctttttcttcttgtgtTTTAACTAACCTCTTCTACATTTCATTAGGATCGAGCTAAAGCTTCCCATGTACGTATACCGTACTTCTGGTTGAACTAAACTTGTATGTTACTTACTTCACGTTACAAGTTGCAGTGGCGCGCTTTATGAAAATTGTATGAATTATATCTTATACACtagtttgaattattttttcagatttgtttatatatatatatatatatatatatatatatatatataaaacgatcgacaattattattattatttaattacgataaatgaatataatatttaaaattatactcAGCTGGATTTTCATAATGTATAATTCTGTGAATTGTGTAAAAATAACAAGTTTTGTACAGATGCATTGAATAATGCCATATGGCAACCATCCAGTTAGAGAAGTTTAGGTATAGTTGTGTAGCAACTGATATATGCGTTTTACACTTAGAATACGTTTATTTCGTAATCATTCCAGACGGTACCTCTCTTCCGTACTTGGGTTAAGAAAATCGAGCAGGAGAAAGCGTGAAGCCGTCGTAATTCGATGGTCAATTCATTTTCAATGAGATCTCTACGTATACATTGGCTCTTACACTGGCTTAACTTTTTCCAAGAaacatagaattttattttatatgtaattttttctttttaattatatttcagatTTGTCTGAATGTCAATTAATGCAAATACCAGATGCAGTTTATCATTTGATGAGACATACAGAATTGAAAAGATGCGATTTGTCTGGTAATGTTATAACAAAGATCCCACCAAAATTTGCAGtgaaattttctcttatcaCTGGTTAGtatcaataataaatgtgCTTAGGTTTTAAGTTAAcgattaacaaatatttttttctagaaCTCAATCTAAGTCACAATCAAATGAGTAAACTGCCAGAAGAGCTTGCCGAACTTCAAGCATTGGAAAGACTCAACATTTCGCATAATACTTTTATCGCTTTGCCACCTGTTACCTGCCAGATACCTCAACTTAAACGACTTCTTGCCAATAATAACTCCATCATCGGTAAGTCTTCAGGATACAGAAGAAGAAtctagaaaaattattgtttggTTAGTAAATGAATTGATATACTTATTCGAGAACTATGTCAAGAGAGAAGttataaagattataataaaaacatgagACAATGTTTAGTACTTTCCTATTATATTTCAGACGTTGATGTTGAGAGAATTAAACATGCACCAGCATTGGAATACATAGATTTGCAAGCAAATCCATTAACACCAAGAATGTATGATCTTCTAAGTACCTTGACTCGTATCAGAGTGGAATTAACTCCACGGCAAGTAGAAGAATGGGAAGATTTGACGGTCTGAAACTGATCTGCAGTCTAACTTTAGtttgatgaaagaagaaagaagaaagagagagacattaattttgttaaaaaaagagcCAGCTGGAAGCTTTCACTTTTTACAAATAAGCTTTACAGCACAACGTTCTCAGCAGAGATTTGTTTAAGACTGCAAGACGCAATCCTTGCATAGTTTAagaatttaacaaatattttgtacagtgataatatacattttgaCTGACAGTAAGCGAATATGCAAgcgaatgtattatatatttacacacacacacagacacacacacaagtattgatcgatttctattttaaaatgatgattttaaacttttcaattatttGCATCTCATTATTCGAGATCTCAATAATATTTCCGATTCGCATTTAATCGAATTGGGGAAACCGATTGCTCtttttagtaatattttttcttagacTTAGTTTTTTATCTACTTGTATGTCTCTTCGATGTGTTCTAATCGATAACCGCTAAAAAAtcacaaaagaaagaaaattatttcttttatttgacaaatttttttctgatatatgaaaaagagtaaaatctatttatttacttcattttatgtatttcaGGACTATATTAACAATGTACAACTGCCAATGTTGCGGTTGATCGATCTTTGacaataatattgattttcttttaataaaagaaaaagataacaaatctttattatatatatatatatatatatatatatatatatatatatatcttttatatatatatatatataaaactaaatagtatatatataagcaaaaaaaattatatctgaaaataacaaatgacATGTTAAAATCGCCTCtgcgattatttatatttgtaattgtataaaaaagaaaaaaagaaattaatttgtaaatgtatgtgcatatacatatacgcaaaaatgtaaatttaacaCACTATCGTAACGTATTGTTAATCTAGTCAACAATTCCTGGGACATTGCAATAATGTActtaaaaaaatgagagagagagatagagagggagaaagaaaaacaaaaacaaaattagtTGTTTCCTTCACTCTcttaatcaataaataaatgtaataaaaagaaaacaaataaaataaaaaaaagaaatctgatGCTACCTTGATCTTTATTGACATCaaagtgtgtgtatatgtcaTATCAGAGCAcacatacattatacatatgcatacatatgtactcacacaagtttcttttctctgtttcgaagtttatttttcgaacaataataataataatactactaataataataataataataataataataataataataataataataataataataataaaaattaataatctacaacataatcaatatataaCATTGTGTGTGAGTAATATGTTCTCATATTTTAATGTAGAAATCTGAGTCACTTTAACTTGCGACATACAAGTAGTAGACGTATGCTAGTCATATACAACACGTGTAAATGAGTTATATTGGTTtactacatatattttcttattaacataataaaataatataataataataataataatgataataataataataataataataataataataataataaaatgtgtaATGAGtcgcaaaattaattatctacaATACTTGTTCGTCGTTATGAAAtcacaaaaaaatatacattacaaaataataataataataataataataataataataataataataataataataataataataatgataataattattattattaaaacaataattgaacattgattatttaaaaaattttactctCGCAGCTcatccattctctctctctctctctctctctctctctctctctctctctctctctctctctcgcaagAATACTGTCTcacaaattgataataataataataataataataataataataataataataataataataataataataataataataataataataataatgataataataataataataataatcatcatcatcatttttttcaacgttttgcgataataaataattccgTTAAATCgcaatatcgaagaaaaaaatacgtgaCACGTGCGTACTAGGAATTGTACATACacgtcaaatatatatatatgataactAAAAAGATTTTGTTCAAAAATTAATTGGGCAAAATCTTTATTAGGCgctgtatgtgtatgtgtgtatgacaatagaaggaaaaagggagagagaaaggtttaGTTAAAAacctttcattattttcagtGCTtgcatatttcattatataccGAAAGCTACGctttaataattgaatatatttatgtgtgtgtatgtgagtgagtgtgtgtgtgcgcgcgcgcgcgtatatatacatatacattaatacgcaagaatattattaactaCCCGatgtgatttttttattagtttgtGTTTCGAATCACGTTTAGAAATAGGACGATATTCTATATAGGCTTCTGCTATATCAAGCAGCAGAAAGCAGGAACTACTTCCAAGCTTAGATcaaaatgaaaacatttttctaataaaatttatagaaactgtcttcatttcaattattcgAGTTTTTAGCTTTATTGGAAGTTACTCCTTTTTTCGTCGTCTGGCACTTTTTACTCATGTAccattcgttctctctttcgtttccacGGAATATTATGTACAGAAATCTATACCCTAACTAATTCACActcagtttttttctttttcctaaagaaagcttttttaaagagaagacTCGCTCCGGGCTCAGACTTTgtcgtacatatttattaacatttataatcttccaattccttttttcttttaacaggaataaaaaatccttttctaaggaatagaaaattaatattgattagTATTTTTGTACAAAAGGATAAGAGaggaaatagatagagaaatcCAAAATTGACGgaaatgcaaaaagaaaatatgaatataaatcagTCTTCTTATTCTCCTGGCATTTTTTGTAAGAGTCTGTCCCTGAGCATAGTCAGCtataaatctttaataattagtttggtacaaaaagaaaatcaaactCGCACAACATTTGTTCTatgtaaaatgaaacgaagaaGGGACCAAATACTATGTAATAAGACATTTACTTTCTTCGGTAAAGTCACAATTTCTGTTATTTTGTGCATTATCTAAAACGGAACAgcacacatttcttttttttttttattatttgtgaCCGTCAAATTAG
This genomic window from Vespula vulgaris chromosome 17, iyVesVulg1.1, whole genome shotgun sequence contains:
- the LOC127070018 gene encoding leucine-rich repeat-containing protein 20 isoform X1, whose translation is MRPPAYNAEEVQQIPQEQGERNVAMAVCVQLAGRAIIRVVSRCEEAQDNCNLDLSECQLMQIPDAVYHLMRHTELKRCDLSGNVITKIPPKFAVKFSLITELNLSHNQMSKLPEELAELQALERLNISHNTFIALPPVTCQIPQLKRLLANNNSIIDVDVERIKHAPALEYIDLQANPLTPRMYDLLSTLTRIRVELTPRQVEEWEDLTV
- the LOC127070018 gene encoding leucine-rich repeat-containing protein 20 isoform X2; protein product: MANAVTKVILRCEEAQENENLDLSECQLMQIPDAVYHLMRHTELKRCDLSGNVITKIPPKFAVKFSLITELNLSHNQMSKLPEELAELQALERLNISHNTFIALPPVTCQIPQLKRLLANNNSIIDVDVERIKHAPALEYIDLQANPLTPRMYDLLSTLTRIRVELTPRQVEEWEDLTV